The following proteins are encoded in a genomic region of Fundidesulfovibrio putealis DSM 16056:
- a CDS encoding molybdopterin biosynthesis protein: MKRNIYLRTIPIPDALALVKGALERENLVGVESVPVEEALGRITARPVMARLSSPTYHCAAMDGIAVKAESTYAAREGNPVTLMPETDFGMVNTGQPLPKGMDAVVMIEHVVFGEDGSASLESSVAPWTHVRRIGEDIVATELVLPRRRKLTAYDLGALLSCGVWEVEVYERVRMAVIPTGDEVLDYTTHPEPGPGQVVESNSVMLCALAQGWGLDARRYPPVPDNMESLSRAVEEALNSKAHIVAILAGSSAGSKDFTRAVMERFGEVVVHGIQAMPGKPSLLGVAQGKLLVGAPGYPVSAVVCFEELLAPLAAWLTRCEPAKRQTVMVTLAKDAPSRPGLTEFLRLAVGRVGTGYTALPLSRGAGLITTLTKAQAVARIAPDKEGIARGEVVEAELLVSPEDLERTMVVVGSHDITLDLLADELMRLDPPLRLASSHVGSLGGLTALGQGAALMAGTHLLDTATGDFNFSFLEKHLPGRKLAVINLAIRHQGFIVPPGNPKAIQDVNSLSRPDVVFVNRQRGAGTRILLDYHLSLAGIDPSYVHGYTQEEMTHMGVAANVQNGGADCGLGVYAAAAALKLDFVPLARERYDLVMEESSLEEPRVKALLQVIASDAFKAKVEAMGGYETAWTGLRMQPGMGLPPANVDVAG; this comes from the coding sequence GTGAAGCGAAATATCTACCTGCGCACCATTCCCATCCCGGACGCCCTGGCCCTGGTCAAGGGCGCGCTGGAGCGCGAAAATCTCGTGGGCGTGGAGTCCGTGCCCGTGGAGGAAGCCCTGGGGCGCATCACCGCAAGGCCCGTCATGGCCCGGCTGAGCTCCCCCACCTACCACTGCGCGGCCATGGACGGCATCGCCGTCAAGGCAGAGTCCACCTACGCAGCCCGGGAAGGCAACCCCGTCACGCTGATGCCCGAAACCGATTTCGGCATGGTCAACACCGGCCAGCCCCTGCCCAAGGGCATGGACGCCGTGGTGATGATCGAGCACGTGGTGTTCGGCGAGGACGGCTCGGCCAGCCTGGAGTCTTCCGTGGCTCCCTGGACCCATGTGCGCCGCATCGGCGAGGACATCGTGGCCACGGAGCTGGTGCTGCCGCGCAGGAGAAAGCTCACGGCCTACGACCTGGGCGCGCTGCTCTCCTGCGGCGTGTGGGAGGTGGAGGTCTACGAGCGGGTGCGCATGGCGGTCATCCCCACGGGCGACGAGGTGCTGGACTACACCACCCACCCCGAGCCCGGTCCCGGACAGGTGGTGGAGTCCAACTCGGTCATGCTCTGCGCCCTGGCCCAGGGCTGGGGCCTGGACGCACGGCGCTACCCCCCGGTGCCCGACAACATGGAGAGCCTGTCGCGCGCGGTGGAGGAGGCGCTCAACTCCAAGGCGCACATCGTGGCCATCCTGGCCGGGTCGTCGGCTGGCAGCAAGGATTTCACCCGCGCCGTGATGGAGCGCTTCGGCGAGGTGGTGGTGCACGGCATCCAGGCCATGCCCGGCAAGCCCTCGCTTTTGGGCGTGGCCCAGGGCAAGCTCCTGGTGGGCGCGCCCGGCTACCCGGTGTCGGCGGTGGTCTGCTTCGAGGAGCTTCTGGCTCCGCTGGCCGCGTGGCTCACCCGCTGCGAACCGGCAAAGCGGCAGACGGTCATGGTCACCCTGGCCAAGGACGCCCCCTCCAGGCCGGGGCTCACGGAATTTCTGCGCCTGGCCGTGGGGCGCGTGGGCACGGGCTACACAGCCCTGCCGCTGTCACGCGGGGCCGGGCTCATCACCACGCTCACCAAGGCGCAGGCCGTGGCCAGGATCGCCCCGGACAAGGAGGGCATCGCGCGCGGCGAGGTGGTGGAGGCCGAACTGCTGGTCTCCCCGGAGGATCTTGAGCGCACCATGGTGGTGGTGGGCAGCCACGACATCACCCTGGACCTGCTGGCGGACGAACTCATGCGTCTGGACCCCCCCCTGCGGCTGGCCTCCAGCCACGTGGGCAGCCTGGGCGGGCTCACGGCGCTGGGGCAGGGCGCGGCGCTCATGGCCGGGACGCACCTGCTGGACACGGCCACCGGCGATTTCAACTTTTCGTTCTTGGAAAAGCATCTTCCCGGCAGGAAGCTGGCGGTCATCAACCTGGCCATCCGCCACCAGGGGTTCATCGTGCCCCCCGGCAACCCCAAGGCCATCCAGGACGTCAACAGCCTGTCGCGCCCGGACGTGGTGTTCGTGAACCGCCAGCGAGGGGCGGGCACGCGCATCCTGCTGGACTATCATCTCTCCCTTGCCGGGATCGACCCCTCCTACGTGCACGGCTACACCCAGGAGGAGATGACCCACATGGGCGTGGCGGCCAACGTGCAGAACGGCGGCGCGGACTGCGGCCTGGGGGTGTATGCGGCGGCTGCGGCCCTGAAGCTGGATTTCGTGCCCCTGGCCCGCGAGCGCTACGATCTGGTGATGGAAGAGTCCAGCCTAGAGGAGCCGCGCGTGAAAGCCCTGCTTCAGGTGATCGCCAGCGACGCCTTCAAGGCCAAGGTCGAGGCGATGGGCGGCTACGAGACCGCCT